The Gemmatimonadaceae bacterium nucleotide sequence GCGGTCCTTGGCACGTTGGCGTAACCGGTTGCGGTGGGCGAATTGTTCCGAATCAGGCATCGCGTGCGTCTCGAAACCGGTTACTGTGAAGCCCGTAGATTGTGGGCTGTCGGTTCCCCCCCCTTTTTCGGGTTCCTGGCGCATGTGCATCGGATTGTCGTTTTTCTCGGCTGCTGGTCGGCGCGTGCCCCTGCTGGCATTGGGCCTGTCGGGGCTGGCCGCCTGCGTCCGGGTATCACCCGTTGCGCGTCCGACCCCTGCCGAACCGGCCTCTGCGTCGCATGGTGTCGTCGGAGGCTCGATTCCCGGGGCCTGCACGGTGCCGGCCGCCGCGCCAGGCACGTCTCTGGCCAGTGCGACGGTCACCGAACCGCTGGTCACCTTTGATACCGCGTGGGCGATCATCGCCAGGAGCCACTGGGACACCACCTACAACGGGGTGAACTGGCAGGCCCTGCGCGACTCGCTCCGCCCGCGGGCCGCCGCGGCGAAAACCACCGGCGAGTTGCGCGGGGTGCTCTCGGAAATGGTGGGCAGTCTCAAGCAGTCGCACTTCTCCATTATTCCCCGTGAAGTGAGCGACGCCACCTCCTCCGGCAGTTCCAGCGGACCGGCGACCGACCAGAATGGCACCACCGGGGCGGTCTTGCGCTACTTGGACGGCTCGATCGTGGTAACGCAGGTACCGGCCACCAGCGCGGCCGCACGGGCCGGCGTCCGACCGGGTTGGCTCCTGGAGGCCGTTCGCGGCTGCCCGATCGCCACGCGCCTGGCGCGTATTCCGCGCGACATGGACCCGCGCCGCGCCGCATTCACGGCGTTCAGTCTGGCCAACCAGGCGCTGGCCGGACCGGTGGGGGATTCTGTCCAGGCGACCTTTCGCGACGGCGACGGGAAAGCGCACACGGTTGCGATTGTCCGCAGCAGCGAGCCTGGCACCCCGGCCAAGTTTGGCAATCTGCCGCCCTTCCCCGCGTCATTGGCGTTCGAGCGGGTGAAGCAGGGCGACAAGACCATCGGGATCATTCGCTTCAACATCTGGATGCCGGTGTTGTCCCCGCAATTCGATGCCGCAATGGACTCGTTGCGCGACACGGACGCGATCATCATCGACGTGCGCGGCAACTTCGGCGGCGTTGGCGGCATGTCGATGGGCATCGCCGGACATTTTCTCGATAGTGCCCGTACCATCGGCACCATGCATCAGCGCGGCGCATCCCTCAAGTTCGTGGCCAATCCGCGGCGGGTTGATACCCGTTCCCGCTCTGTTGTACCGTTCGCGGGCCCCTTGGCCCTGCTGGTCGATGAACTATCGGTCAGCACGACCGAGATCTTTGCCGGTGGCATGCAGGCGCTGGGTCGGGCTCGCGTCTTTGGCACGCAAACATCGGGACAGGCCCTGCCCTCCGTTCCCGAGCGATTGCCCAACGGCGACATCCTCTATCACGCCATTGCCGACTTCCTGTCGCCCACCGGCCAGCCGCTGGAAGGCCTGGGCGTGACCCCCGATGTGGTGACGAAGAACACCCGCAAGGCGTTATTGGAGGGGAAGGACCCCGCGCGCGAGGCCGCGCTGGTCTGGGCCGCACAGGCAGCCAAACTGCCGCTCAAGGGTATCACCCCGCAGTAGTGCTCACTCGCATACAACATCCAAACGAGGATTTTCGCATGACGCTGTTCACCCGGATCGCGATGGCCGCCACGGCCCTGTCGGTCGCCGCGCTCTCGCCGGTCACCTCGCGCGCGCAGGCGCTGCCTTCGGCCAGTGATATCGTCGCGAAATACGTGGCAGCGATTGGCGGCAAGGACGAGATCATGAAGGTCACGTCCATCAAGCAGACGGCGGTGATGGATGTGCCGGCCATCGGACTGAGCGCCAAGATGGAAGTGTACGCGGCGGCGCCGAACAAGATGGCGAGCAAGACGAACATTCCGGGAATGGGCGAGATGCTGAACGGCTACAATGGCACCGTGGGCTGGGACATGAACCCCATGCAGGGACCGCGTCTGCTGGCCGACAAGGAGCTGACGAACATGGCGGAGAACGCGGATTTTTACGCCAACATGCTGTATTCGGCCGACAAGTACGCGTCGATGGAGACGGTGGGTGACACGACCATCGGGGGCGAGAAGGCGTACAAGGTGAAGATGGTGCGGAAGTCTTCCAAGAACGAATCGATTTCGTACTTCGCCGCGACGTCGGGACTGTTGCTGGGCGGGTCGAGCACGCAGGAATCGCAGATGGGCACCATGCAAGTGAGCCAGTCGGTCTCCGAATACCGGAAGTTCGGCGCGTTGATGCTTCCCACGAAAGTCGAGCAATCGATGGGACCGCAAAAGATGATCATGACCATTCAGGACGTCACGATCAACGGCGCGCCGGAGTCAGCATTTGCCATCCCGGAACAAGTGAAGCCGCTCATCAAGCCCTGAAGGCCGGCAATAGCGGGTTCTTGACGGTTGTGCGGCACAGCGCCTTTGTTGACTTCCACTGACCGGGTCTGAGATTGTGACGCTGTGGCCCTGCCCAACTCACCGTCCTTGCACCGCGGCGTAACGCTGCTGGAACTGCTGATCGTCCTGACCCTCATGGGGATCACGGCGGCCTTGGTCGTGCCGGTCTTCCAATCACGCGCGGCGGCCCCACGGGCTGCCGATGCGGCGCTGGTCGCGACCGCACGCCAAACGGCGATTCGACGGGCCGAGCCGCTGCGCCTCCGCTTCTCCGCCAATGGATCGTGGGCGATCACCTCGCAACGTGATGGTGGCATGATCGACTCGGGACATGTGCGCGACGGGCTCCCGGACGACGAACTGCTGGTCGATGCCCTTGGCGGGTGCGTTCCCGCCGATATGACGGGGGCAGTGG carries:
- a CDS encoding prepilin-type N-terminal cleavage/methylation domain-containing protein, which translates into the protein MALPNSPSLHRGVTLLELLIVLTLMGITAALVVPVFQSRAAAPRAADAALVATARQTAIRRAEPLRLRFSANGSWAITSQRDGGMIDSGHVRDGLPDDELLVDALGGCVPADMTGAVVFDPMSCASVTRAVPR